ATGGGAAAAAGGATATTTTCCTGGAGAATACCGATTTTCAGGATAAAGAGAAAGAGGAAGAAGCAGACAATTTTGCTATAAAATGGACGCTGACAAAAGAGCAGGAGAAAGAAGTCCTCGCCGATTTACCTCTAACAACTGGGAAAATTTGTGAATATGCCGTAAAATTTGGCACTCATCCTGCAATCATTGTTGGTCGCCTGCAACACGAAGGATTTATCAACCATAATGTTGGTGCAAATTTAATTGTACCGATACATATTGGACAAATATAAAACCTGACAAAATCAAGAGAAAGAAAAAATGCCGGCTCCGGAAATTAAATTTTGGGATGAAATCAAAAAGAACGAAAAATTGACGGGCATTCGTTGTCTGAAGATAGATAGAGATGAAGTTTAAGCTTTAAAGAATAAGGATTCAGTTTTTTGCTTTTGACATTTGATTTTTGAATACGGTGTCGACTTCATTAAGAGTTGGAAGTTTGGATGAAAAGCCATCCAATTGTATCTGTCTGCAGAGCAATTTCCTGCCCGTCGTTTATCTAAATTTTTACAGTGTGATTGTAAGTATCCAGCTCATCCTGCAGGTCATTGATTTGCCCTGTAAGCGAATCAATTTCCTTCTGGACAAAAATACTGTCCATTTGGGCTGATCTGATCTCTTCCTGGCTTGTTCCGTCAAACCGGTTCTTGACAAAAGATCTTCCCTCGAATGTGTCCACTTCTTTCAAAAATGACACTATTGCCTTCAACTCGCTCAGTCTAAAAATTTTATTAGCCACAGAGCTGTTCAACCGGGCTATATCTGTTTTAATTTCTATAAGTTTATTGGTCAGCTCCAACAGATCAGCATACTGTTTGCGTACATCCCATTTGCTCACATTATTATTTTGAACAATGTTTTCGGATTCTATCCTCCTTTTCACATCATTTATTTTTGTGATGATGGTGTTTTTTTCTTTCAGCAATTTTGCAAGTGTTTTCATCTTGGTTCCTGTAATATTTTGTTTTTACCAACTGCGTTCCCGCTTAAAACTTATTCCTTTGAAGTATGTGGCAGGTTCCGGACTGCCCGGCTACCGTCATCTGAATTAGTAGAGTAAAATTAAATTGAGTTTTCCGGAAATCCTCCAATAAATCACTTTATTTTAATAAATATATGTAAGGTTTTTGATACAGCGAAGAGGGTATGCTTGATAGATTCTTTTTGAACGGAGATTGGATACCCTTAAATGCTGTCGAGATAGCTGAAGCAGGCGAAGGTTTTGTTGTTGTAAAGGTAAACGAAGGCACCGAATATCTGAACCTGCTGGCTCCCGAAAAGGGAGAGCAAATTATTAAGTCCGGCAAGTAATCACCCGATTTAAAAACAAAAAACCCTGCAACAATTTATATAATAAAGAGTTACAGGGTTTTTTCGGGTGGAGATAAGGGGAGTCGAACCCCTGACCTCTTGAATGCCATTCAAGCGAATAACCCATACAGCTTAACAACTTAACTGTTACTGTGCTATTTTTGTGCTAATATTTTGATGTAACATAAGGTACATCATAATGAAACTTTCAAAGCGTGCATCAAATGGAATGTATTATATAACCTACATTCAGGATGGTAAGCAAGTAAGATTTTCAACAAAAACATCTAATCAAAAAATTGCCAATGAAATATTTAAAAAATTTCAGACTGGTAATTATATACCAACCGTTGAATTAAAAAAGGAATCCGTAACTACTAAAAAAAATACAGTTCATTATTTGGTGTTTCAGTATCTGAAATATGCTGAAAAACATTTCACCAGTGAAACAATGGTATCTGTAAAATCTCATATGAAAACCTTATTAAATAAGACTCCCCAAAATATGGATATAACTGATTTAACCTTTCAAAAACTGAATGAGATTGTAAATAATCAGTGTTCACCATATCAATCCCTTTTATGCAGGAATTATCTGAACATGCTTTTTAACTGGTTAATCGACAATGGATATTTTACTGGTGTTAATCCAGTTGCTAAAATTAAAAAACCAAAGATAGTTCAAAAGTTACCTTGTTATATTGGTGTGCCTGAACTTGAATTAATCTTGAATGAAACTAAAAATCTAAATTTTGATATTAGATCATTAACATTTGATATCACTCTTTTTGCATTTTACACAGGAATGCGACTTAATGAAATTACATCATTGCAGTGGAATCAAGTTAATTTTGATACTGGAACAATTAAACTCGATAACCAGACTTCAAAAACAAAGAGTGGTAAGGTTAGAGTAATACCGATTTCATCTAAAATTTTACCAATGTTACTACATCGGTATGAAAATAGATCACTGGATACCATGGTATTTAATCATTCATTTAGCACTAAAAATTTTAATGACCTTATATCTAAAAATTTTAAAAAGTGCATCAAAAGACTTCCCCAACTGAATCAAAAAATACATTTTCATACCCTTAGACATAGCTTTGCATCCCAACTAATATTACATAATGTAAATCTGCTGGTAGTAAGTAAGTTGATGGGTCACAGTAAACTTTCAACAACTTTAGTATATGCACATGTACAAGATAATTTGTTAACCGATGCAATAAACACACTATAAACTCTGAAAGGATATAATTATATGTAAAAAAGGAATTTCATATGAATAACAATAAAATTGCCATGATAATAATGGCTGTGTTAACCGTACTAATTGTTTGTTATTTTATATTCAAACCAGTTGATAAACCTGAAACAGTTTACATTAAGGGAAAAGATTCAGTAGTAACCAAATCAGATACTGTAATCCAGTTCGTACCTAAATTTATCGTAACGGAAAAAATCATTAGTGACACCGTACATATTACCCACTTCCAAACTGATTCCAGCATTGTCCGTGATACTGTGATACAAAATATGGATACAGTAATTGCCACTATTACCACCTATCCAAAGGTAGATAGTTTGAAATATAATTTGGATTTACGATTATCTGAAAGATTAACTACTATCCATGATAGTATCTGGATCACTAGAGTGGATACTGTAAAAACTTATAAAAACACACAGGATTGGTGGGATACATATATTGTTGGAACATTAACCACAGTAATTATTGCTGTAATTGCATTTTTTGGATTAAAATAGTAATTTTGTTATTTTAGTCAAAAAAAATGACTTCGTAGGAAGCCCTACAACGAACGATCTTTTTTTAGACATAGTAAACCATGCCTAAAATATGTGTGTCTTTTAGGATTGTTCCTATGCAATCTGGGTGGATTTTAAGATAAAAATATTAAAAGTACAACTATAAATTATCTATGTTTTATGTAAATATA
This Bacteroidota bacterium DNA region includes the following protein-coding sequences:
- a CDS encoding site-specific integrase, whose translation is MKLSKRASNGMYYITYIQDGKQVRFSTKTSNQKIANEIFKKFQTGNYIPTVELKKESVTTKKNTVHYLVFQYLKYAEKHFTSETMVSVKSHMKTLLNKTPQNMDITDLTFQKLNEIVNNQCSPYQSLLCRNYLNMLFNWLIDNGYFTGVNPVAKIKKPKIVQKLPCYIGVPELELILNETKNLNFDIRSLTFDITLFAFYTGMRLNEITSLQWNQVNFDTGTIKLDNQTSKTKSGKVRVIPISSKILPMLLHRYENRSLDTMVFNHSFSTKNFNDLISKNFKKCIKRLPQLNQKIHFHTLRHSFASQLILHNVNLLVVSKLMGHSKLSTTLVYAHVQDNLLTDAINTL
- a CDS encoding DIP1984 family protein, with the translated sequence MKTLAKLLKEKNTIITKINDVKRRIESENIVQNNNVSKWDVRKQYADLLELTNKLIEIKTDIARLNSSVANKIFRLSELKAIVSFLKEVDTFEGRSFVKNRFDGTSQEEIRSAQMDSIFVQKEIDSLTGQINDLQDELDTYNHTVKI